The following coding sequences lie in one Candidatus Nitrospira allomarina genomic window:
- the rfbC gene encoding dTDP-4-dehydrorhamnose 3,5-epimerase, whose product MKFLPTRLPEVLIVEPDVYRDQRGWFLETYHIHKYQEAGILPPFVQDNCSSSVLGTLRGLHFQMTSPQGKLIRVIRGEIFDVAVDIRKGSPTFASWVGVTLSAEDFRQIYVPMGFAHGFCVLSEVAEVEYKCTDVYAPGGEVTIRWNDPRIGIQWPIEQPLLSAKDAAGQGLDELSDQLPDYQP is encoded by the coding sequence ATGAAATTTCTCCCAACCCGGCTCCCGGAGGTTCTGATTGTGGAGCCAGATGTGTACCGGGACCAACGCGGATGGTTTTTAGAAACGTATCATATACACAAGTATCAGGAGGCAGGGATTCTGCCTCCATTTGTCCAGGATAATTGCTCATCGTCGGTTCTCGGGACCCTTCGTGGGCTCCATTTTCAAATGACTTCTCCACAAGGGAAGCTCATTCGAGTGATCCGTGGGGAAATTTTTGATGTCGCAGTCGACATTCGAAAGGGGTCTCCGACCTTTGCCTCATGGGTGGGGGTGACCTTATCGGCAGAGGATTTCAGACAAATTTATGTTCCCATGGGGTTTGCCCATGGATTTTGTGTTCTCAGCGAAGTGGCGGAAGTCGAGTATAAATGTACGGATGTCTACGCCCCTGGCGGTGAAGTGACCATTCGATGGAATGATCCCCGTATTGGCATTCAATGGCCGATCGAACAGCCACTTCTCTCTGCAAAGGATGCTGCCGGGCAGGGACTTGACGAACTGTCCGACCAGCTTCCGGATTATCAACCATGA
- a CDS encoding NAD-dependent malic enzyme, protein MWNFFKRQQNGQSSSQDIGPYSNYRMAVRLELTQRTGVFAQLATAIAEEGASLGAYDMVSATRTKVIRDITLDVQSEEHGERVMKRLNSLADVRVIASSDRIFLMHLGGKIRVESKFPVKTRNTLSMVYTPGVGRVVKAIAADEKKAYSFTTKSNSIAVVTDGSAILGLGNLGPLAALPVMEGKAMLFHQFAGIDAWPLCLKTQDSEEIIRTVLAISPSFGGINLEDISAPRCFDIERRLQAELDIPVMHDDQHGTAVVILGALLNALKVTRRTINEITVVVLGLGAAGTACCELLLGAGVSRIKGCDKQGLVLDRPVEEILPHRHTLRSIIQYDQPTGTLQDALKDAHVVIGLSTANILKPEDLALMAKDPIVFALANPDPEILPEAAIPHCRVYASGRSDYPNQCNNLLSFPGIFRGALDVQSKTINEPMLIAAAHALSKMIPDSALSEEYIIPSVFDKQVVPKVAKAVSQAAIDSGVARRTKKDMEEEM, encoded by the coding sequence GTGTGGAATTTTTTTAAGCGACAGCAAAATGGGCAAAGTTCCTCACAAGATATCGGCCCCTATTCCAATTACCGGATGGCCGTGCGATTAGAATTGACTCAACGCACCGGCGTCTTTGCCCAATTAGCCACCGCCATCGCAGAAGAGGGTGCCAGCTTGGGCGCGTACGATATGGTCTCGGCCACTCGCACCAAAGTGATCCGGGATATTACTCTGGATGTCCAGAGTGAAGAACATGGCGAACGGGTCATGAAACGCCTGAATTCGTTAGCGGATGTTCGGGTCATCGCCTCATCGGATCGGATTTTCCTCATGCATTTAGGCGGGAAAATCCGGGTGGAAAGCAAGTTCCCGGTCAAAACCCGAAATACTCTGTCCATGGTCTATACGCCTGGAGTCGGGCGCGTCGTCAAAGCTATTGCCGCGGATGAAAAAAAAGCCTATTCCTTTACGACGAAAAGTAACAGCATTGCTGTCGTGACAGACGGATCGGCCATATTGGGCTTAGGAAATCTCGGCCCTCTCGCGGCCTTACCGGTCATGGAAGGCAAAGCCATGTTGTTCCATCAATTTGCCGGTATTGATGCCTGGCCTCTCTGTCTCAAAACCCAGGACTCAGAAGAGATTATCCGGACGGTGCTCGCCATCTCTCCGTCATTTGGGGGCATTAACCTGGAAGACATTAGTGCCCCCCGATGCTTTGACATTGAGCGACGACTGCAAGCCGAACTGGATATTCCGGTCATGCATGATGACCAGCATGGAACGGCTGTGGTCATTTTGGGTGCGCTTCTCAATGCCTTAAAAGTCACACGCCGAACCATCAATGAAATTACCGTTGTGGTGCTCGGATTGGGAGCCGCAGGCACGGCCTGCTGTGAATTACTTTTAGGAGCCGGAGTCAGCAGGATCAAGGGATGCGACAAGCAGGGGCTGGTGTTGGATCGCCCGGTGGAAGAAATTCTGCCACATCGCCATACGCTTCGCAGCATCATTCAGTATGATCAGCCAACCGGAACCCTTCAGGACGCCCTGAAAGACGCCCATGTGGTGATTGGTCTTTCCACAGCCAACATTTTAAAGCCCGAAGACTTAGCACTCATGGCCAAGGATCCCATTGTGTTTGCCTTAGCCAATCCTGACCCTGAAATCCTGCCGGAGGCTGCCATTCCCCACTGTCGCGTCTATGCCAGCGGGCGATCGGATTATCCCAATCAATGCAACAATCTCTTGTCATTTCCCGGCATCTTTCGTGGAGCCCTTGATGTGCAATCCAAAACGATTAATGAACCGATGCTCATTGCTGCGGCTCATGCCCTCTCCAAGATGATTCCTGACTCCGCACTCAGTGAGGAATATATCATTCCCAGCGTGTTCGACAAACAGGTGGTACCCAAGGTCGCTAAGGCGGTCTCTCAGGCTGCTATCGACTCCGGCGTGGCACGCCGAACAAAGAAGGACATGGAAGAGGAGATGTAA
- the rfbA gene encoding glucose-1-phosphate thymidylyltransferase RfbA: MKGIILAGGSGTRLYPLTHAVSKQLMPVFDKPMIYYPLSTLMLAGIRDILVITTPHEQEGFVRLLGDGSHLGLTICYQVQPRPEGIAQAFVIGREFIGKDRVALILGDNIFYGHGLSRYLQEAASQVTGAQVFAYQVRDPERYGVVTFNDHGQATSLEEKPSCPKSPYAVTGLYFYDNRVVSIADSLKPSARNELEITDVNRTYLEAGSLQVGVLGRGIAWLDTGTHESLMQAAHYIQVLQERQGLMVSCPEEIAYKMGYIQAGDVFRLATKMKDNGYGQYLLHLVNQRQE; this comes from the coding sequence ATGAAGGGAATCATCCTAGCGGGTGGGTCGGGAACCCGACTCTATCCCTTAACCCACGCCGTCAGCAAACAACTCATGCCGGTTTTTGATAAACCGATGATCTATTATCCATTGTCGACTCTCATGCTGGCTGGAATCCGGGATATTTTGGTGATCACCACTCCGCATGAGCAGGAAGGGTTCGTCCGGTTGTTAGGTGATGGCAGTCATCTCGGGTTAACGATCTGCTACCAAGTGCAACCCCGTCCCGAAGGCATTGCGCAAGCCTTTGTGATTGGGCGTGAGTTTATTGGAAAGGATCGGGTGGCGCTCATTCTTGGGGATAATATTTTCTATGGGCATGGGCTGTCTCGCTATCTTCAGGAAGCGGCCTCTCAGGTCACAGGGGCTCAAGTTTTTGCCTACCAGGTACGGGATCCCGAACGATACGGTGTGGTGACCTTTAATGATCACGGCCAAGCCACCAGCCTGGAGGAAAAGCCCTCCTGTCCCAAGTCGCCCTATGCCGTAACCGGGTTATATTTTTATGACAATCGGGTCGTGAGTATCGCCGATTCTCTCAAGCCTTCGGCAAGAAATGAACTAGAAATTACGGATGTGAATAGAACCTATTTAGAAGCCGGATCGCTACAGGTGGGGGTGCTTGGGCGTGGCATTGCCTGGCTGGATACGGGGACTCACGAATCTCTCATGCAAGCCGCCCATTATATTCAAGTTTTACAAGAACGACAGGGCCTGATGGTTTCCTGTCCGGAAGAAATCGCATACAAAATGGGGTACATTCAGGCAGGTGACGTGTTCCGTTTAGCCACGAAAATGAAAGACAACGGGTACGGACAATACTTGTTGCATTTGGTCAATCAGCGGCAGGAGTAA
- a CDS encoding CPBP family intramembrane glutamic endopeptidase, whose protein sequence is MESDNTVELLPDTRPALQEEIQFSGWLTGLCLLFCAGGLGLLFWAVTLSDDVRLASPASRDLERIASRMLGFESRLPELSSFEQVMYHLGGQDGETLGQIQLWYEERVDDQSSPLDKLYLGMLYGEAGLTDQFKQFVMSWSMEHNSPALFRRLLEVGYGQSQTSPAEYVFLQAQLAEEVPANWFYFHLARRIAVQAGDQDLQENLQLQEYQLTDPPLWRWRVLLMGEVVVIGFGVVFFLRLGFVRLKGRSSQSQTDFAAWRIPWTFREGIAVLARGGALTILLMGLVAVMPDGIEIIEDFGIALLYLPPVVLTAMLLCRTRKQSLLQVVGCSNVWQRLKSGLPLIVMLVTLGLVGDWLIMLGGDAFQSSVHWTEWFVPQLIWGTRMELIKTTIDFVLLAPFFEELIFRGILYTTLRTKFSFPLSMVASGLIFALAHGYGLIAFLTVFWSGLLWAWAYERTGSVIPGMVAHAVNNGVVVYSLVSFFR, encoded by the coding sequence ATGGAATCAGATAATACAGTCGAGCTCCTCCCAGATACCCGCCCGGCCCTTCAAGAAGAAATTCAATTCTCCGGTTGGCTGACCGGCCTGTGTCTGTTGTTCTGCGCAGGGGGGCTGGGATTGCTCTTTTGGGCGGTGACGCTTTCCGATGATGTGCGCCTGGCATCACCTGCAAGCCGTGATCTTGAGCGGATCGCCAGTCGGATGTTGGGTTTTGAATCTCGCCTGCCTGAACTCTCCTCGTTTGAACAGGTGATGTACCATTTGGGGGGACAGGACGGGGAGACGCTGGGGCAAATCCAACTTTGGTATGAAGAAAGGGTGGATGATCAATCCTCACCATTGGATAAATTGTATTTGGGCATGCTCTATGGCGAAGCCGGGTTGACCGACCAATTCAAGCAGTTTGTGATGAGTTGGAGTATGGAGCACAATTCGCCTGCTCTTTTTCGTCGATTGTTGGAAGTGGGATATGGGCAGAGCCAAACGTCACCTGCTGAGTATGTCTTCTTGCAGGCGCAGTTAGCCGAGGAGGTCCCCGCAAATTGGTTTTACTTTCATCTTGCGCGACGAATAGCCGTTCAGGCCGGTGATCAAGATTTACAGGAAAATCTGCAATTACAAGAGTATCAGTTGACCGACCCCCCATTATGGAGATGGCGCGTGTTATTGATGGGTGAGGTTGTGGTGATTGGGTTTGGGGTGGTGTTCTTTCTTCGTCTGGGTTTCGTTCGCTTGAAAGGCCGGAGTTCCCAGTCCCAAACCGACTTCGCTGCCTGGCGCATTCCCTGGACCTTCCGGGAGGGTATCGCGGTTTTAGCCCGTGGAGGTGCCCTGACGATTCTGTTGATGGGGCTGGTGGCGGTGATGCCTGATGGCATAGAAATTATTGAAGATTTCGGGATTGCTTTACTGTATCTTCCTCCCGTCGTCCTGACCGCTATGCTGTTGTGCCGAACCAGGAAACAATCGTTGCTACAGGTGGTGGGCTGTTCGAATGTGTGGCAACGTTTGAAATCCGGTCTGCCATTGATCGTGATGTTGGTGACGCTTGGCCTTGTTGGGGACTGGCTGATTATGCTCGGGGGGGATGCGTTTCAATCTTCGGTCCATTGGACAGAATGGTTTGTCCCGCAGCTGATTTGGGGAACGAGGATGGAACTCATCAAAACCACAATCGACTTTGTTCTTCTGGCGCCCTTTTTCGAAGAACTCATTTTCCGGGGAATTCTCTATACGACCCTTCGAACCAAATTCAGTTTTCCCCTCTCCATGGTCGCAAGTGGATTGATTTTCGCCTTGGCCCATGGCTATGGGCTGATCGCGTTTCTGACGGTTTTCTGGAGTGGGTTGTTGTGGGCATGGGCCTACGAACGAACCGGGAGTGTGATTCCCGGCATGGTGGCGCATGCCGTCAATAACGGGGTGGTGGTGTATTCTCTGGTCTCATTTTTCCGCTAA
- the rfbB gene encoding dTDP-glucose 4,6-dehydratase, with the protein METMIVTGGAGFIGANFVRMALQRTEARIVVVDKLTYAGHRENLDGLWDHPRLVFIQADIADAGEMTRIMGSFSPRWLLNFAAESHVDRSIDDPYPFIHTNVTGTLVLLDVVRRFLNQGHPDHRQRFRFLHVSTDEVYGTLGPTGLFSEETPYAPNSPYAASKASADHLVRAFHHTYGLPILMTNCSNNYGPYQFPEKLIPLMVLNALEGKPLPIYGNGQNIRDWLFVEDHCEGLLLVLQEGTPGEKYNLGGRSERSNLDVVDALCRILEEVAPGGSNPFLSQRGITRYADLKVFVADRPGHDFRYGIDTTKVHSQLGWSPRHSFESGLQQTIEWYAANRQWCHAVTTNSYQRERLGLASVPSI; encoded by the coding sequence ATGGAGACCATGATTGTGACCGGAGGCGCTGGTTTTATTGGCGCCAATTTTGTCCGGATGGCCCTTCAAAGGACCGAGGCACGAATTGTCGTTGTGGACAAATTGACGTATGCGGGTCATCGAGAAAATCTTGATGGATTGTGGGACCATCCTCGTCTTGTGTTTATCCAGGCAGATATTGCCGATGCGGGTGAGATGACCAGGATTATGGGTTCATTTTCTCCCAGGTGGTTACTGAATTTTGCCGCTGAATCGCATGTGGACCGGTCTATTGACGACCCCTATCCCTTTATTCATACCAATGTCACGGGTACCCTGGTCTTATTAGACGTGGTCCGGCGATTTCTGAATCAGGGACATCCTGATCATCGCCAACGTTTTCGGTTCCTGCATGTTTCAACTGATGAAGTATATGGGACGTTGGGGCCGACAGGGTTGTTCTCCGAAGAGACCCCTTATGCCCCCAATTCACCCTATGCGGCGTCGAAAGCCAGCGCCGATCATTTGGTGCGGGCTTTTCATCACACGTATGGTCTTCCAATCCTGATGACTAATTGTTCCAATAACTATGGGCCTTATCAATTTCCCGAAAAGCTTATTCCTCTCATGGTCCTGAATGCCTTGGAAGGGAAGCCTCTTCCGATTTATGGGAACGGGCAGAATATACGGGACTGGTTGTTTGTGGAAGACCATTGTGAAGGCCTACTCCTGGTCCTTCAGGAAGGAACGCCTGGAGAAAAATATAACCTGGGCGGGCGATCGGAACGATCGAACCTTGATGTCGTGGACGCCCTATGCCGGATCTTGGAAGAGGTCGCCCCGGGTGGTTCCAATCCTTTTCTGTCTCAACGGGGTATCACACGATACGCAGACCTGAAAGTATTTGTGGCTGACCGTCCCGGGCATGATTTTCGTTATGGCATTGATACCACCAAAGTTCACTCGCAATTGGGGTGGAGCCCACGCCACTCTTTCGAGTCTGGGTTGCAGCAGACGATTGAATGGTATGCTGCCAATCGTCAATGGTGTCACGCTGTGACCACGAACTCCTATCAACGGGAACGACTCGGGTTAGCCTCTGTCCCATCGATATAG
- a CDS encoding undecaprenyl-diphosphate phosphatase, whose translation MGYIEAVVLAVIQGLTEFLPVSSSGHLVLAQHWFGHFSETNLLYDIMLHLATVTAILVYFRQDLLTLGLGYVGWTTTQGSLFQGFERRTIHYVLIASIPTAIIGLGIRSIGLETLVQPSIVAVMLLVTGVILWLGHGRSRARGIQDMSIRDALAIGMVQGVAVFPGISRSGSTIASGVLLGLDRELSARFSLLISMPAIVGATILEIGKGMDQIHDPIGVYLVGMVVAALVGYGSISLIIKLVRQDHFHLFAYYLWPLGISILLWDSLK comes from the coding sequence ATGGGTTACATCGAGGCGGTGGTGCTTGCGGTCATTCAAGGACTCACGGAATTCCTTCCGGTATCCTCATCCGGACATTTAGTTCTGGCTCAACACTGGTTTGGTCATTTTAGTGAGACCAATTTGTTGTATGACATCATGTTGCATCTCGCGACGGTGACTGCGATCCTGGTGTATTTCCGTCAGGATCTCCTCACCTTGGGTTTGGGTTATGTTGGATGGACAACAACCCAAGGCAGCCTGTTTCAAGGATTTGAGCGACGCACCATTCATTATGTTCTGATCGCGTCGATCCCTACGGCGATCATTGGATTAGGTATTCGATCGATCGGTCTTGAAACGCTGGTTCAGCCCTCCATCGTGGCTGTGATGTTGTTGGTTACCGGTGTGATTCTCTGGTTGGGGCACGGGAGAAGTCGTGCCAGGGGTATTCAGGACATGAGCATTCGGGATGCCCTGGCGATTGGCATGGTACAAGGTGTGGCGGTCTTTCCCGGGATTTCCCGGTCCGGATCAACCATAGCCAGCGGAGTGTTGTTGGGGTTGGATCGGGAATTATCGGCCCGGTTTTCTCTTCTGATTTCCATGCCTGCTATTGTGGGGGCAACGATCCTAGAAATTGGGAAAGGAATGGATCAGATTCATGACCCGATAGGCGTTTATCTCGTCGGAATGGTCGTCGCGGCTTTGGTGGGGTATGGATCTATTTCGTTGATTATTAAACTCGTTAGACAGGATCACTTCCATTTATTCGCTTATTATCTGTGGCCACTCGGAATAAGCATCCTTCTTTGGGATTCTTTGAAATAG
- the rfbD gene encoding dTDP-4-dehydrorhamnose reductase: protein MRQSRILITGAQGQLGQALQRQYADHEVTAWDLQDLDITQFEEVRKALDQLRPHIVINAAAFTQVDEAEVKQDAAYRGNALGPRNLAVVTNDLGMTLIHFSTDYVFDGRQNRPYHEFDRTNPLGVYGHSKLAGEEAVRVANPRHYIVRTAWLYHTVGKNFPSTICRMAGREVVKVVSDQYGSPTFAPHLAQAVFQLGETDAFGTYHMAGTGGTSWYELAQTLYQALDIQTSVVPIATAQFPRPARRPSYAVLTSLQDPLIKLPPWEEGVRDFASQWKG from the coding sequence ATGAGGCAGAGTCGAATTTTAATCACAGGGGCTCAAGGGCAATTAGGGCAGGCGCTCCAACGGCAATATGCCGACCACGAGGTCACGGCCTGGGACCTCCAGGATTTGGATATCACACAGTTCGAGGAAGTCAGGAAAGCCCTTGATCAACTCCGACCACACATCGTCATCAATGCGGCCGCATTTACGCAGGTGGACGAAGCAGAAGTTAAGCAGGATGCCGCATACCGGGGCAATGCCCTGGGCCCAAGAAATCTTGCCGTGGTGACGAATGACTTGGGAATGACTCTTATTCATTTTTCCACCGATTATGTGTTTGATGGTCGGCAGAATCGGCCCTATCATGAATTTGATCGTACGAATCCTTTAGGCGTCTATGGGCATAGTAAATTAGCCGGTGAAGAGGCTGTGCGGGTCGCGAACCCACGACATTATATTGTGCGGACAGCTTGGCTATACCACACTGTAGGGAAGAACTTCCCCAGTACGATTTGTCGAATGGCGGGCCGAGAGGTCGTGAAAGTCGTCAGCGACCAGTATGGGTCACCGACCTTTGCCCCTCATCTTGCCCAGGCGGTATTCCAATTGGGTGAGACCGATGCGTTTGGGACCTATCATATGGCCGGTACCGGCGGAACGAGTTGGTATGAATTGGCCCAAACACTCTATCAGGCGTTGGATATTCAAACCTCGGTTGTGCCGATAGCGACTGCTCAATTTCCTCGCCCGGCCCGGCGGCCATCCTATGCGGTGCTGACTTCTTTACAGGACCCTTTGATTAAGTTACCGCCCTGGGAAGAGGGCGTTCGCGATTTTGCCAGTCAGTGGAAAGGCTAG
- the glmU gene encoding bifunctional UDP-N-acetylglucosamine diphosphorylase/glucosamine-1-phosphate N-acetyltransferase GlmU, which yields MSGKNSTAAMILAAGQGTRMKSALPKVLHRVAGRPMLWYAANLARQVTTQTVAIVVGHGSEKVQAYLEQEKANFEPFEVVIQEKQLGTGHAVQQAYPVCTRNDAKQADQFLILNGDSPLLTQATLTSLVDYHQSEKAGLTILTTVIPESHGYGRVVRGPSGEIRRVVEDQDCSAEERSIPEINVGTYVVDGNFLGKALSQLRPQNAQGEYYITDIIGMAVQQGLKVVAWITNDHLETTGINTREQLALAEKEMRRRICQRLMLSGVTMLDPERVIIDDGVEVGRDTSLYPGVILEGRTVIGANCVIHGNSRLNNCRVGNNVLIQDSCVLLEAKIEEGAVIGPFAHLRPGSHIHRKGKVGNFVELKQTEVGEGSKVNHLSYLGDTMIGRNVNIGAGTITCNYDGFRKARTQIEDNVFIGSDVQLIAPVTIGEGALIAAGTTVTKNVPPNALGISRVAQVNKEGTAAKRREILASSSEKEHGDPAEPSFRPNPQEQKGPV from the coding sequence ATGAGTGGTAAAAATAGCACTGCCGCCATGATTCTGGCTGCGGGACAAGGAACCCGGATGAAATCGGCTTTGCCCAAAGTCTTGCATCGTGTGGCCGGTCGTCCCATGCTGTGGTATGCCGCGAACTTAGCTAGGCAAGTGACCACCCAGACCGTTGCCATTGTGGTTGGCCACGGATCGGAAAAGGTCCAGGCCTATCTCGAACAAGAAAAGGCTAATTTTGAGCCGTTTGAAGTGGTGATCCAGGAGAAACAATTGGGGACGGGGCATGCCGTTCAACAGGCGTATCCAGTCTGTACCAGGAACGACGCCAAGCAGGCCGACCAATTCTTAATTCTCAATGGCGATTCCCCCTTATTAACGCAGGCCACTTTGACTTCTCTGGTTGATTATCATCAATCTGAAAAAGCCGGCCTGACAATCTTAACGACGGTCATTCCGGAATCACATGGATACGGGCGGGTGGTTCGCGGGCCATCCGGCGAAATCCGACGTGTTGTCGAGGATCAAGATTGCTCAGCAGAAGAACGAAGTATTCCGGAAATTAATGTTGGAACGTATGTCGTGGATGGCAACTTCCTTGGAAAGGCACTGAGCCAATTGCGTCCGCAAAATGCCCAAGGGGAATATTACATCACCGATATTATTGGAATGGCTGTCCAGCAAGGCCTGAAAGTTGTGGCATGGATAACCAATGATCATTTGGAGACGACTGGGATTAACACAAGAGAACAACTGGCTTTAGCCGAAAAAGAAATGCGACGACGAATTTGCCAGCGTCTCATGTTGTCAGGTGTCACCATGCTGGATCCGGAGCGTGTGATCATTGACGATGGAGTCGAGGTCGGAAGGGACACCAGCCTGTATCCCGGAGTCATTCTTGAAGGCCGGACCGTCATTGGAGCCAATTGCGTTATTCACGGGAATTCGAGGCTGAACAATTGCCGGGTCGGCAATAATGTCCTCATTCAGGATTCGTGCGTCTTGCTGGAAGCCAAAATAGAAGAGGGTGCGGTCATCGGACCCTTTGCGCATTTGCGTCCGGGGAGCCATATTCATCGAAAAGGCAAGGTTGGTAATTTTGTGGAATTGAAACAGACGGAAGTGGGAGAAGGGTCTAAGGTCAATCATTTGAGTTATCTCGGAGATACCATGATTGGCAGGAATGTGAATATCGGCGCCGGGACCATTACCTGCAACTACGATGGATTTCGAAAGGCACGGACACAGATTGAGGACAATGTCTTTATTGGGAGTGATGTGCAATTAATTGCCCCGGTGACGATAGGGGAAGGGGCGTTGATTGCGGCAGGGACCACCGTCACGAAAAATGTTCCGCCCAATGCATTGGGCATTTCTCGAGTCGCGCAAGTCAATAAAGAAGGTACGGCGGCGAAACGGCGAGAAATTCTGGCTTCTTCCTCAGAAAAGGAACATGGTGACCCGGCAGAGCCGTCATTCCGACCGAACCCTCAGGAACAAAAAGGCCCTGTCTAG
- the glmS gene encoding glutamine--fructose-6-phosphate transaminase (isomerizing), with amino-acid sequence MCGIIGYVGGESATPILVAGLQRLEYRGYDSAGIAIQHNGELKIRRTVGKLTNLQAVLQNGAVAGTIGIGHTRWATHGRPSEQNAHPHRSGEIVLVHNGIIENFLDLRHRLELEGYRFESETDTEVIAHLLSSLTIKGHGLQEAVRLIANELNGSYAIAVMSLAEPGRIVVSRSGCPLVIGQNGKGAFLASDVTPLLAHIREVVFLEDGDVGILEDSGITIFDSDGQPKSFNPVTIDWDAEAAEKGGYPDFMMKEIHEQPQVIMDTLRGRFQYETGEADLPDLAMTDEELLNARRIWIVACGTSWHSGLVGKYLFEEMIRRPVQVDIGSEFRYREPMIQKDDLFIAISQSGETADTLAAAREAKHRGARVLAIVNVVGSTLAREADGVIYTRCGPEISVASTKAFTGQVIALYLLALHVGRVRRTLSPEEGRWWLDHFLKLPGQVEHILKQEASIQAIAQRYYQKRNFLYLGRGINYPIALEGALKLKEISYIHAEGYAAGEMKHGPIALIDEDMPVVVLSPKDRLYEKSVSNLMEVRARSAPVIAFVTEGDHALDQVADHVFAIPAVHALLTPILFTVGLQLLAYHIAVLRGVDIDRPRNLAKSVTVE; translated from the coding sequence ATGTGTGGAATCATCGGATATGTTGGAGGTGAATCAGCGACCCCTATTTTAGTGGCCGGGCTACAACGGCTGGAATATCGAGGCTACGACTCCGCCGGGATTGCGATTCAACATAATGGAGAGTTGAAAATTCGAAGGACGGTGGGCAAGCTCACCAATCTTCAGGCCGTTTTGCAAAACGGGGCTGTGGCTGGAACAATAGGAATCGGTCATACGCGTTGGGCCACGCATGGTCGGCCATCTGAACAAAATGCCCATCCTCACCGTTCGGGAGAGATTGTTCTCGTCCATAACGGAATCATTGAAAATTTTCTTGATCTTCGCCATCGATTGGAATTAGAAGGCTATCGGTTTGAGTCTGAAACCGACACCGAGGTGATTGCGCACCTCTTGTCCTCGCTCACGATAAAAGGGCATGGGCTTCAAGAGGCAGTCAGATTAATTGCCAATGAGCTCAATGGGAGTTATGCCATTGCCGTAATGTCGCTGGCTGAACCGGGACGCATCGTCGTCAGTCGTTCAGGGTGTCCCCTGGTGATTGGTCAGAATGGAAAAGGAGCCTTTTTGGCCTCTGATGTCACGCCTCTCCTAGCCCATATTCGGGAGGTGGTGTTTCTCGAAGACGGAGATGTGGGCATTTTAGAAGACTCCGGTATCACTATTTTTGATTCCGATGGCCAACCGAAAAGCTTCAACCCTGTTACCATTGATTGGGATGCTGAGGCGGCTGAAAAGGGGGGCTATCCGGATTTCATGATGAAGGAAATTCACGAACAGCCACAAGTGATCATGGATACGCTTCGGGGCCGGTTTCAATATGAAACGGGCGAAGCGGATCTTCCGGATTTGGCCATGACTGACGAGGAGTTGCTTAACGCCAGGCGAATCTGGATCGTGGCGTGTGGGACGTCTTGGCACTCAGGGCTCGTCGGGAAATATTTATTTGAAGAAATGATTCGACGCCCCGTTCAGGTGGATATTGGTTCAGAGTTCCGGTACCGGGAGCCTATGATTCAAAAGGACGATTTGTTTATTGCCATTTCACAATCAGGCGAGACGGCGGACACATTGGCGGCTGCACGGGAAGCCAAGCACCGAGGAGCCCGAGTCCTGGCGATTGTGAATGTGGTGGGAAGTACGCTGGCTCGCGAAGCCGATGGGGTGATTTATACGAGATGTGGTCCTGAGATTAGTGTGGCTTCCACGAAAGCTTTTACCGGGCAGGTGATTGCCCTCTATCTCTTGGCCTTGCATGTGGGACGAGTGCGTCGCACGTTAAGTCCGGAGGAAGGGCGATGGTGGTTGGATCATTTTCTCAAGCTTCCCGGCCAAGTCGAGCATATTCTCAAGCAGGAAGCGTCGATCCAAGCGATTGCCCAGCGGTATTATCAAAAACGAAATTTTTTGTATTTGGGACGGGGGATTAACTATCCCATTGCCCTGGAAGGTGCCTTGAAACTCAAAGAAATCTCTTATATCCATGCCGAGGGATATGCGGCGGGGGAGATGAAACATGGTCCCATTGCATTGATTGATGAGGACATGCCTGTGGTTGTACTATCGCCGAAAGATCGGCTCTACGAAAAGTCTGTCAGTAATCTGATGGAAGTGCGCGCCAGGAGTGCCCCCGTGATTGCATTTGTGACCGAAGGGGATCATGCCTTGGATCAGGTTGCCGATCACGTGTTCGCGATTCCTGCTGTCCATGCCCTCTTGACCCCGATTCTATTTACCGTCGGCCTTCAACTGCTGGCCTATCATATTGCGGTGTTGCGAGGGGTAGATATTGACCGTCCGAGGAATCTTGCCAAGAGTGTGACGGTTGAGTAA